One Vibrio sp. 16 genomic window carries:
- a CDS encoding sensor histidine kinase, which produces MYKPRKLYSWIALLSLGLVLVLIITAFATERYWVQRLNQQVSMEAINVGQYFNTQLERYEHIPDLLTSHYRIRQALQQDTAALALSKVLSDIQKTSGASDVYVLNATGDVIASSNYDSNDSYIGSNYAFRPYFYRAMQGKRWVDYALGLRSGERGIFFSAPIYSEEEIIGAIAVKVDIDKFEQDTEWLAGETSTKFMVFGRDEVVFISNHPYWRLKQLRESEDYSWQDIQATYRYLDLKQQRIPNSQESTAYLDGKIWLLEHSPNTQSRYVFGETQLDLLDFTLVVLRPISQTHQKVQVALILATLSYFTVIGVGIFVFRRLAGYRQLIYTRNSLEKEVTQRTHQLEQVHHALVQSTKLATIGQLSASINHEINQPLSAMSTYLVSTKRMLSKGMVEPACENIAKLESLITRVHRIVSQLKQFSRASEHQLGWCSLQTCINNALIVVGPKINNQNVTADIEPVRYEVWGETLKFEQVLVNLFSNAVEAMAESDEKCIILRAQENGEWVDITLSDTGTGIDLQTIESIFEPFFTTKSDIGLGLGLAISKNIIQSFGGDLTAQNNADHQGATFTLRLKRKTDAND; this is translated from the coding sequence ATGTATAAGCCACGTAAGCTCTATAGCTGGATTGCCCTTTTATCACTGGGGTTGGTCCTTGTATTGATTATTACCGCTTTTGCCACAGAGCGATATTGGGTGCAGCGTTTGAACCAACAGGTTTCAATGGAAGCTATCAATGTTGGGCAATACTTCAACACTCAACTCGAGCGTTATGAGCACATTCCTGATCTGTTGACTAGCCACTACAGAATCCGGCAAGCCCTACAGCAAGACACCGCTGCTTTGGCGCTAAGCAAAGTGTTAAGCGACATACAGAAAACCAGCGGCGCGAGCGATGTTTATGTGCTCAATGCCACTGGCGATGTGATTGCCTCGAGTAACTACGACTCAAACGACAGCTATATTGGTTCCAACTACGCTTTTCGCCCCTACTTCTATCGAGCGATGCAAGGAAAACGTTGGGTCGACTACGCTCTTGGGCTTCGCTCTGGAGAGCGAGGTATATTCTTCTCGGCTCCGATTTACAGCGAAGAGGAAATCATCGGAGCGATTGCGGTCAAAGTCGATATCGACAAGTTTGAGCAAGATACTGAATGGCTTGCTGGTGAAACCAGTACCAAGTTTATGGTGTTCGGCCGAGATGAAGTCGTGTTTATCTCCAACCACCCCTACTGGCGGTTAAAACAACTTAGGGAGAGCGAAGACTATTCTTGGCAAGATATTCAAGCGACCTATAGATACCTTGACCTCAAGCAGCAACGAATCCCAAATTCCCAAGAATCCACCGCCTACCTTGATGGTAAAATATGGTTGCTTGAGCACTCTCCAAACACTCAATCCCGGTACGTATTTGGCGAAACACAGCTAGATTTACTCGACTTCACGTTAGTGGTGTTGAGACCGATAAGCCAAACTCATCAAAAAGTACAAGTCGCTTTGATACTCGCCACACTCAGCTATTTCACAGTGATAGGAGTCGGCATTTTCGTTTTTCGCCGATTGGCGGGCTACAGACAACTTATTTATACCCGCAACTCATTGGAGAAAGAGGTCACTCAACGCACCCACCAGCTAGAACAAGTCCATCATGCGCTGGTTCAATCAACCAAACTGGCGACCATTGGCCAACTATCGGCGAGTATTAACCACGAAATCAATCAACCTCTTAGCGCGATGAGCACCTACTTAGTTAGCACCAAACGGATGCTAAGCAAGGGTATGGTCGAACCAGCCTGTGAAAATATCGCCAAGCTTGAATCTCTAATTACACGAGTTCATCGTATCGTCTCCCAGCTCAAGCAATTTAGTCGTGCCAGTGAACATCAGCTAGGCTGGTGCTCACTACAAACCTGTATCAACAATGCCCTTATCGTTGTAGGCCCCAAGATTAACAATCAGAACGTTACGGCTGACATCGAACCCGTTCGCTATGAGGTTTGGGGTGAGACGCTCAAATTCGAGCAGGTGTTAGTCAACCTTTTCTCTAATGCCGTAGAAGCCATGGCTGAAAGCGATGAAAAATGTATCATCCTTCGAGCCCAAGAAAATGGGGAGTGGGTAGACATAACCCTCTCGGATACTGGAACAGGTATCGATCTACAAACCATCGAGTCTATTTTCGAACCTTTTTTTACCACCAAATCCGACATTGGTCTGGGATTAGGCTTAGCGATATCGAAGAACATTATTCAGTCATTTGGTGGCGATCTCACCGCACAAAACAACGCCGACCATCAAGGGGCAACCTTCACATTGAGGTTAAAAAGAAAAACAGATGCCAACGACTAA
- a CDS encoding D-hexose-6-phosphate mutarotase, which produces MDLKILPALTVLSDNVTIVEVDQVKVVRVIHEKATAGIALHGGHVISFKPEGQEDLIWMSEQAIFDGKAALRGGIPVCWPWFGRIAAPAHGFARNSEWTLLEHRENEHGVIIELGLMTSESTLSVWPHQFQAHLLVEISDELKVTLDVINTDEQPWTFSGALHTYLNVADIETAKTTGMGAEYIDSLLDNKVCQGGDELVLTDTIDRVYTKPESVINVADGTRTISVENQGHNSAVLWNPWAAGAESMGDMQDDGYKTFLCVESTLHAPSLEQGKTLQPGERHQLFTKISA; this is translated from the coding sequence ATGGATTTGAAAATTCTCCCTGCCCTTACTGTACTATCGGACAACGTCACGATCGTTGAAGTTGACCAAGTTAAAGTCGTTCGCGTCATCCATGAAAAAGCAACAGCTGGTATCGCTTTACACGGCGGGCATGTCATTTCATTTAAGCCTGAAGGTCAAGAAGATCTGATTTGGATGAGCGAACAAGCAATCTTTGATGGAAAGGCGGCTCTTCGAGGCGGTATTCCTGTCTGCTGGCCTTGGTTTGGACGCATTGCAGCACCCGCTCACGGCTTTGCACGCAACAGCGAGTGGACCTTGCTTGAACACCGAGAAAATGAACATGGTGTGATTATTGAACTCGGTTTGATGACATCAGAATCCACTTTATCTGTTTGGCCGCACCAGTTCCAAGCTCACTTATTAGTTGAAATCAGTGATGAGTTAAAAGTAACTCTGGATGTCATTAACACCGACGAGCAACCTTGGACATTCTCTGGCGCACTTCATACCTACCTAAACGTTGCTGATATTGAAACAGCTAAAACCACAGGTATGGGCGCGGAGTACATCGATAGCCTTCTCGACAATAAAGTTTGCCAAGGCGGTGACGAACTAGTCCTGACTGATACCATCGACCGCGTATACACCAAGCCTGAATCGGTAATCAATGTTGCTGATGGTACCCGTACAATCAGCGTTGAAAACCAAGGTCATAACTCTGCTGTACTTTGGAACCCATGGGCGGCAGGTGCAGAAAGTATGGGGGACATGCAAGACGATGGCTATAAAACCTTCCTATGTGTGGAATCGACTCTGCATGCTCCAAGTCTCGAGCAAGGTAAGACTTTACAGCCTGGTGAGCGTCATCAACTGTTCACCAAAATCTCAGCATAA
- the gap gene encoding type I glyceraldehyde-3-phosphate dehydrogenase yields the protein MTIKVGINGFGRIGRFVFRAAQERADIEVVGINDLIDVDYMAYMLKYDSTHGRFNGTVEVEGGNLIVNGKTVRVTAERNPEDLKWDEIGVDVVAEATGLFLTDETARKHITAGAKKVVLTGPSKDATPMFVMGVNHSTYEGQDIVSNASCTTNCLAPVAKVLNDKFGIVSGLMTTVHATTATQKTVDGPSAKDWRGGRGASQNIIPSSTGAAKAVGVVLPELNGKLTGMAFRVPTANVSVVDLTVNLEKGASYEAICAAMKEASEGELKGVLGYTEDQVVSQDFIGEVQTSVFDAKAGIALTDNFVKVVSWYDNEIGYSNKVLDLIAHISK from the coding sequence ATGACTATCAAAGTAGGTATTAACGGTTTTGGCCGTATCGGTCGTTTCGTATTCCGTGCAGCGCAAGAGCGCGCAGACATCGAAGTAGTAGGTATTAACGATCTTATCGATGTAGATTACATGGCATACATGCTTAAGTACGACTCAACTCACGGCCGTTTCAACGGTACTGTTGAAGTTGAAGGCGGTAACCTAATCGTTAACGGTAAAACTGTACGCGTTACAGCTGAGCGCAACCCAGAAGACCTTAAGTGGGACGAAATCGGTGTTGACGTTGTAGCTGAAGCAACTGGTCTTTTCCTAACTGACGAGACTGCACGTAAGCACATCACAGCTGGCGCTAAGAAAGTTGTTCTAACTGGTCCTTCTAAAGACGCGACTCCAATGTTCGTAATGGGTGTTAACCACTCTACTTACGAAGGTCAAGACATCGTTTCTAACGCTTCTTGTACTACTAACTGTCTAGCACCTGTTGCTAAAGTTCTTAACGACAAGTTCGGTATCGTTTCTGGTCTTATGACTACAGTTCACGCTACTACAGCTACTCAAAAAACTGTAGACGGTCCTTCTGCTAAAGACTGGCGCGGTGGTCGTGGTGCTTCTCAGAACATCATCCCATCTTCAACTGGTGCTGCTAAAGCTGTAGGCGTTGTTCTTCCAGAACTAAACGGCAAACTAACTGGTATGGCTTTCCGCGTACCAACAGCTAACGTTTCTGTAGTTGACCTAACAGTTAACCTAGAGAAAGGCGCATCTTACGAAGCTATCTGTGCAGCAATGAAAGAAGCTTCTGAAGGCGAACTAAAAGGCGTTCTAGGCTACACTGAAGACCAAGTTGTTTCTCAAGACTTCATCGGTGAAGTTCAAACTTCAGTGTTCGATGCTAAAGCTGGTATCGCTCTAACTGACAACTTCGTTAAAGTTGTATCTTGGTACGACAACGAAATCGGTTACTCAAACAAAGTTCTAGACCTAATCGCTCACATCTCTAAGTAA
- the msrB gene encoding peptide-methionine (R)-S-oxide reductase MsrB, producing the protein MKHKVEKVVKPDEYWREALTEEQFRVCREQGTEAPFSGKLLHNKQTGVYSCTCCQAPLFQSDNKYDSGCGWPSFDAPINDSAIRYLEDLSHGMVRTEIRCAACDSHLGHVFPDGPKTTGERFCVNSVSLIFNNS; encoded by the coding sequence GTGAAACATAAGGTAGAAAAAGTCGTTAAGCCTGATGAATACTGGCGTGAGGCTTTAACAGAAGAGCAATTTCGTGTGTGTAGAGAGCAGGGGACAGAGGCGCCGTTCTCTGGGAAACTGCTCCACAATAAACAGACAGGTGTCTATTCATGTACGTGTTGCCAAGCCCCTCTGTTCCAGTCAGATAACAAATACGACTCAGGGTGTGGGTGGCCAAGCTTTGATGCCCCTATAAATGATAGTGCTATTCGCTATTTAGAAGACTTAAGTCACGGAATGGTGAGAACAGAGATACGCTGCGCAGCATGCGATAGCCACTTAGGTCACGTTTTTCCCGATGGACCGAAGACAACCGGTGAGCGATTCTGTGTAAACTCAGTGTCGTTAATTTTCAACAATTCATAA
- a CDS encoding DUF2989 domain-containing protein, whose translation MKKRYALTLSLLTLPLVGCFEGRQNTEQLCESNPGLKCERLNMDDGQCRLPRTDLIWHRFEVLKNPTPVNRIKEYELVAEYKKCLELASQIQAIDQTELKQRRFQALVNAGSDLETIADDLSKSSSPDALYFLWSRMGSDQAKRAFLQLEGSPQLDTAEMQYALATFYTSRDLFKTRQLLLRALELTNRTNINNEVFKSLASITYRMNQREEAYIWAMVASDFGVPIATEQELQLLYGFESGKYKQLEQIAEQLKESIEQGTFKKEQVPRFQQDS comes from the coding sequence ATGAAAAAACGATATGCTCTTACACTCAGCCTTTTAACCCTTCCCTTGGTTGGCTGTTTTGAAGGCCGACAAAATACAGAACAACTTTGTGAGAGCAACCCAGGGCTAAAATGCGAACGCTTAAACATGGACGATGGCCAATGCCGATTACCAAGAACTGATTTGATTTGGCATCGCTTCGAAGTACTTAAGAATCCAACACCAGTTAACAGAATAAAAGAGTATGAACTGGTTGCGGAGTATAAAAAGTGCTTAGAGCTCGCTTCTCAGATTCAAGCTATCGACCAAACAGAACTCAAACAAAGACGATTCCAAGCACTAGTGAACGCAGGTAGCGATCTAGAGACTATCGCTGACGACCTATCAAAGTCCTCATCGCCAGATGCGCTCTACTTTTTATGGAGCCGGATGGGCAGTGACCAAGCAAAACGCGCATTTTTGCAACTAGAAGGCAGCCCTCAACTCGATACCGCAGAGATGCAATATGCACTCGCGACCTTCTACACGAGCCGTGATCTATTCAAAACACGTCAATTGTTGCTGCGAGCGCTCGAATTGACCAACCGAACGAATATCAACAATGAGGTGTTCAAGTCATTGGCAAGTATTACCTACCGAATGAACCAACGGGAAGAAGCCTATATTTGGGCAATGGTTGCCAGTGATTTTGGTGTTCCTATTGCAACAGAACAAGAACTGCAGCTTTTGTATGGTTTTGAGAGCGGTAAATACAAACAGTTGGAACAGATTGCAGAGCAACTTAAGGAATCGATAGAACAAGGCACCTTTAAAAAAGAGCAGGTGCCTAGATTCCAACAAGACAGTTGA
- a CDS encoding YeaC family protein: protein MDAKQLIDAITPEAYERLLFAVETGKWPEGTVLTQEQRDSCMQAVMMYQSKHNSDAQHMTVAQGGEISFKSKSELKKQFQPEQQDIVRVNPNKQ from the coding sequence ATGGACGCAAAGCAGTTAATTGATGCCATCACACCTGAGGCTTATGAGCGTCTACTTTTTGCTGTTGAAACAGGAAAGTGGCCTGAAGGTACGGTATTAACCCAAGAGCAACGAGATTCATGCATGCAGGCAGTGATGATGTATCAGTCAAAGCACAATAGTGATGCTCAGCATATGACAGTGGCTCAAGGTGGGGAAATTAGCTTTAAATCAAAATCAGAATTGAAAAAGCAGTTTCAACCCGAGCAACAAGACATTGTGCGAGTTAATCCCAATAAACAGTAG
- a CDS encoding YchJ family protein encodes MSLCPCGSMQEYAQCCEPIHLDSSLAQQPEQLMRSRYSAHVKQLVDFVVDTYHPSCNAQSQRDDIAESVYGDWRGLEVISTEPGHNEDEGFVTFKARFYQDGDEYCMEERSRFLRENGQWYYIDGTFPDEAKDERLSQTVSSLKVGRNDPCLCGSGKKFKKCCG; translated from the coding sequence ATGTCTCTATGTCCTTGTGGCAGCATGCAAGAGTACGCGCAATGCTGCGAGCCTATTCACCTTGACTCAAGCCTTGCGCAACAACCTGAACAACTTATGCGCTCAAGGTACTCTGCTCACGTGAAACAATTGGTCGACTTCGTGGTTGACACCTACCACCCTAGCTGCAATGCGCAATCCCAGCGAGATGACATAGCAGAATCGGTATACGGGGACTGGCGAGGTTTGGAAGTCATATCGACCGAGCCAGGTCACAACGAGGATGAAGGTTTTGTCACTTTCAAAGCACGGTTTTATCAGGATGGTGATGAATACTGCATGGAAGAGCGTTCACGCTTCCTGCGAGAAAATGGCCAGTGGTATTACATAGATGGTACCTTCCCAGACGAGGCAAAAGACGAGCGTCTATCTCAGACAGTGTCTAGCCTTAAAGTCGGCCGCAATGATCCATGTCTCTGTGGTAGCGGGAAAAAATTTAAAAAGTGCTGCGGTTAA
- a CDS encoding EAL and HDOD domain-containing protein, with product MKYSYIARQPILDKSKKTVGYELLFRDGPKNTFPAIDPEHATSRLLSDHFLSTHYATLGDKLGFVNFPYQSLINKVPTLFPADSLVIEILEDCEPTSDLLDAVKEMAALGYKIALDDFVPSKEWRAFLPFVSIIKFDIQAISLDKAQLFIDRFSNSNIQFLAEKVETHEEFARAKKMGFDYFQGYFFSKPEMIQRKSLEPSFMTVVQLLTEISHQEINYAKVESLISTDVTLSYKLLTYVNSSALVSNKIQSFKQALVYLGEDKLRKFISLVALASTQEHKPDYLYGLSIQRARHCELLSRSLSPKLEAGQAFLMGMFSLLDSLLDRPIEQIINEVPVEESIKLALTEGAGELGKLLGLIRAYERAQWDDVSQYCSVLKLDQPALSESYEKSVKWTAELLAVQR from the coding sequence TTGAAATATTCGTACATTGCAAGACAACCTATACTTGATAAATCCAAAAAAACGGTTGGTTACGAGCTACTTTTTAGGGATGGACCCAAAAACACATTTCCCGCGATTGACCCTGAGCACGCAACCAGTCGATTACTCTCCGACCACTTTCTATCTACTCATTACGCTACCTTGGGCGACAAACTTGGGTTTGTGAACTTTCCCTATCAAAGTTTGATCAATAAGGTGCCAACATTGTTCCCTGCAGACAGTTTGGTGATTGAGATTCTTGAAGATTGTGAACCTACGAGCGATTTGTTAGACGCAGTCAAAGAGATGGCTGCGCTCGGCTATAAAATCGCACTCGACGATTTTGTTCCCTCCAAAGAATGGCGGGCTTTTCTGCCTTTTGTGTCCATCATAAAGTTTGATATTCAAGCGATTTCGCTGGACAAAGCACAGCTGTTTATTGATCGGTTCTCAAACAGCAATATTCAATTCTTGGCTGAAAAAGTAGAAACTCACGAGGAATTCGCTAGAGCCAAAAAAATGGGTTTTGACTACTTTCAAGGGTACTTTTTCAGCAAGCCTGAGATGATTCAAAGAAAGTCGCTTGAGCCTTCATTTATGACTGTTGTACAACTGTTGACGGAAATTTCCCATCAAGAGATCAACTATGCCAAAGTCGAATCACTGATCAGCACAGACGTCACCTTGTCTTATAAACTGCTCACCTACGTCAACTCTTCTGCACTTGTTAGCAACAAGATTCAATCGTTTAAGCAGGCATTGGTTTACCTAGGAGAAGACAAGCTTCGCAAGTTCATCTCATTGGTGGCGCTGGCTTCTACCCAAGAACACAAACCCGATTACTTGTATGGATTGTCAATTCAACGGGCTCGTCATTGCGAATTACTTTCCCGCTCATTAAGCCCAAAGCTCGAAGCTGGACAAGCCTTTTTAATGGGGATGTTTTCTCTACTCGATAGCTTACTTGATCGCCCAATCGAGCAAATCATTAATGAGGTTCCCGTCGAAGAGTCAATCAAACTCGCATTGACAGAAGGCGCCGGCGAACTTGGGAAACTACTTGGGCTAATCCGTGCTTATGAGAGAGCACAATGGGATGACGTCTCTCAGTACTGCTCAGTGCTAAAATTAGATCAACCTGCACTGAGCGAGAGTTACGAGAAGTCCGTTAAATGGACCGCTGAACTTCTCGCCGTACAACGATAA
- the lpxH gene encoding UDP-2,3-diacylglucosamine diphosphatase produces the protein MTTLFISDLHLSPSTPEINACFRKFMREEAIHAEALYVLGDLFEFWIGDDDKSDFASTIRDEFKRLTENGVPVFFTQGNRDFLVGKRFAKQTGVTLLGDETTIDLYGRKAVVLHGDTLCTRDVNYLKYREKVHQPWLQWVFNRIPMFIKKKIVSKVQSDIKDDKQTKSLEIMDVTQSEVARVMAAHGVDLMIHGHTHRPMVHTFDRSGTTNTRIVLGDWYTQGSVLSYDKESFELQTRPFSTD, from the coding sequence ATGACAACACTATTTATCTCCGACTTACACCTTTCCCCTTCTACTCCTGAGATCAATGCTTGTTTCCGCAAATTCATGCGAGAAGAAGCGATTCATGCAGAAGCCCTTTACGTATTGGGCGATTTGTTTGAGTTTTGGATTGGCGATGACGACAAGTCCGATTTTGCCTCCACCATCCGCGACGAATTTAAGAGGCTCACAGAGAACGGCGTTCCTGTCTTCTTCACACAAGGAAATCGCGATTTTCTAGTGGGAAAACGCTTTGCTAAACAAACGGGTGTTACTCTGCTTGGTGATGAAACGACGATAGACTTATACGGAAGAAAAGCCGTTGTCTTACATGGTGACACACTATGTACCCGCGATGTCAATTACCTAAAATATCGAGAGAAAGTTCACCAACCTTGGCTCCAATGGGTGTTCAATCGCATTCCGATGTTCATCAAAAAGAAGATCGTGTCTAAGGTTCAGTCTGATATTAAAGATGACAAGCAAACCAAATCGTTAGAGATCATGGATGTGACTCAAAGTGAAGTTGCACGCGTAATGGCAGCTCATGGTGTTGATCTGATGATCCATGGCCATACTCACCGCCCTATGGTTCACACATTTGATAGAAGTGGTACGACAAATACTAGAATTGTATTAGGGGATTGGTACACTCAAGGTTCCGTGTTGAGCTATGATAAAGAATCCTTCGAACTTCAAACTAGACCGTTCAGCACCGACTAA
- a CDS encoding peptidylprolyl isomerase codes for MITLHTNFGDIKIQLNEEKAPETSANFLQYCRDGFYDNTLFHRVIDGFMIQGGGMESGLREKATRAPIKNEANNGLSNKVGTLAMARTMEPHSASSQFFINVNNNTFLDFRSESLDGWGYCVFGEVVEGMDIVNKIKGVSTGSYGMHQDVPLEDVLITGTTIEE; via the coding sequence ATGATCACCCTTCACACTAATTTTGGTGATATCAAAATTCAGCTAAACGAAGAGAAAGCACCAGAAACAAGCGCGAACTTCCTACAGTACTGCCGTGATGGTTTCTACGACAACACTCTTTTCCACCGTGTTATCGATGGTTTCATGATTCAAGGTGGCGGTATGGAGTCTGGCCTTCGTGAGAAAGCAACTCGCGCTCCAATCAAGAACGAAGCAAATAACGGTCTGAGCAATAAAGTGGGCACGCTAGCAATGGCTCGCACTATGGAACCGCACTCAGCAAGTTCTCAGTTCTTTATCAACGTAAACAACAACACATTCCTAGATTTCCGTAGCGAAAGCCTAGACGGTTGGGGTTACTGTGTATTCGGTGAAGTGGTTGAAGGCATGGACATCGTTAACAAAATTAAAGGTGTTAGCACTGGTTCATACGGCATGCACCAAGACGTACCTCTAGAAGATGTGCTAATCACAGGCACAACTATCGAAGAATAA
- the cysS gene encoding cysteine--tRNA ligase, whose product MLKIYNTLTRQKEEFKPITAGKVGMYVCGVTIYDLCHIGHGRTFVSFDVVSRYLRYLGYDLTFVRNITDIDDKIIKRANENGESCDSLTERLIGEMHADFDALNMKRPDVEPRATEFIAEIIELVEKLIERGFAYVASNGDVMFEVKKFDEYGKLSKQDLDQLQAGARVDVESAKRSPLDFVLWKMSKPGEPTWESPWGAGRPGWHIECSAMNSSILGNHFDIHGGGSDLQFPHHENEIAQSCCAHGTDYVNTWMHSGMVMVDREKMSKSLGNFFTIRDVLGHYDAETVRYFLMSGHYRSQLNYSEENLNQARASLERLYTSLRGLDASVDAAGGEEYVTRFTDAMNDDFNTPEAYSVLFDMAREINRLKTENITAASALGALMRELADVIGILHQDPEAFLKGDAGNDDEVAEIEALIKLRNDSRASKDWANADMARDKLTEMGIVLEDGPEGTTWRRK is encoded by the coding sequence ATGTTAAAGATATACAACACACTCACGAGACAGAAAGAGGAATTCAAACCAATCACTGCCGGTAAAGTAGGCATGTATGTCTGTGGGGTAACCATCTACGATCTCTGTCATATCGGTCATGGTCGCACATTCGTTTCATTTGATGTGGTTTCGCGTTACCTACGTTACTTGGGCTACGATCTTACGTTCGTTCGCAACATTACCGACATCGATGACAAAATCATTAAGCGTGCGAATGAAAATGGTGAGTCATGCGACTCGCTAACCGAGCGTTTAATTGGCGAAATGCACGCTGACTTTGACGCGCTAAACATGAAGCGTCCAGACGTAGAGCCTCGCGCGACGGAGTTCATCGCAGAAATCATCGAGCTGGTTGAAAAGCTGATTGAGCGTGGTTTTGCATACGTTGCAAGCAACGGTGATGTGATGTTTGAAGTGAAGAAGTTTGACGAATACGGCAAGCTATCGAAGCAAGACCTTGACCAGCTTCAAGCGGGTGCACGTGTCGATGTGGAATCGGCGAAGCGCAGCCCGCTAGATTTTGTGCTTTGGAAAATGTCTAAACCAGGAGAGCCTACGTGGGAGTCGCCTTGGGGGGCAGGTCGTCCTGGTTGGCATATTGAGTGTTCAGCCATGAACTCGTCTATTCTGGGCAACCACTTTGACATTCATGGCGGAGGTTCAGACCTTCAGTTCCCGCACCATGAAAATGAGATCGCTCAATCTTGCTGTGCTCATGGTACCGACTACGTGAACACGTGGATGCACAGTGGCATGGTGATGGTCGATCGTGAAAAGATGTCTAAGTCACTTGGTAACTTCTTCACAATTCGTGATGTACTAGGTCATTACGATGCCGAAACGGTGCGCTACTTCCTAATGTCTGGCCACTACCGTAGCCAATTGAACTACAGCGAAGAGAACCTTAACCAAGCCCGCGCTTCTCTAGAACGCCTATATACTTCACTTCGTGGTTTAGATGCATCTGTAGACGCCGCTGGCGGTGAAGAGTATGTGACACGCTTTACGGATGCGATGAATGACGACTTCAATACACCAGAAGCGTATTCAGTCCTGTTCGATATGGCTCGTGAGATCAACCGTCTTAAAACGGAAAACATCACAGCAGCGAGTGCATTGGGTGCATTAATGCGTGAACTCGCTGACGTGATCGGTATTCTCCATCAAGATCCAGAGGCCTTCCTAAAAGGTGATGCAGGCAATGACGATGAAGTGGCTGAAATTGAAGCGCTCATCAAACTGCGTAATGATTCGCGTGCATCAAAAGATTGGGCTAATGCTGATATGGCGCGCGATAAGCTTACTGAAATGGGCATCGTCCTAGAAGATGGCCCAGAAGGCACGACATGGCGTCGTAAGTAA
- a CDS encoding thymidine kinase — MAQMYFYYSAMNAGKSTTLLQSSFNYQERGMTPVIFTAALDDRYGVGKVSSRIGLQSDAQLFNGETDLYKEISALNEVEKRHCILVDECQFLSKEQVYQLTEVVDKLHIPVLCYGLRTDFLGELFEGSKYLLSWADKLVELKTICHCGRKANMVIRTDEHGVAIAEGDQVAIGGNDRYVSVCRQHYKEALGK; from the coding sequence GTGGCTCAGATGTACTTCTATTACTCGGCAATGAATGCGGGTAAATCAACCACTCTTCTTCAATCATCATTTAATTACCAAGAGCGCGGTATGACACCAGTCATCTTTACTGCAGCACTTGATGATCGTTACGGAGTTGGAAAAGTTAGCTCTCGAATCGGTTTGCAGTCAGACGCGCAGCTATTTAATGGTGAAACGGATCTTTACAAAGAAATCTCTGCTCTTAACGAAGTCGAAAAACGTCACTGTATTTTAGTAGATGAATGCCAGTTTTTATCGAAAGAGCAGGTGTATCAACTTACGGAAGTGGTGGATAAACTCCATATCCCTGTACTTTGCTACGGCTTAAGGACGGACTTTCTGGGGGAGCTTTTTGAGGGGAGTAAATATCTGCTGTCATGGGCAGACAAACTGGTTGAGCTAAAAACCATTTGCCACTGTGGTCGTAAAGCAAACATGGTTATCCGTACCGACGAGCATGGCGTGGCGATTGCGGAAGGTGATCAAGTTGCGATTGGTGGCAACGATCGTTACGTGTCAGTATGTCGTCAGCACTACAAAGAAGCACTGGGTAAATAG
- the infA gene encoding translation initiation factor IF-1 — translation MAKEDVIEMQGTVLDTLPNTMFRVELENGHVVTAHISGKMRKNYIRILTGDKVTVEMTPYDLSKGRIVFRAR, via the coding sequence ATGGCTAAAGAAGACGTAATTGAGATGCAAGGCACTGTCCTTGATACTCTTCCAAACACAATGTTCCGTGTTGAGCTAGAAAACGGCCACGTAGTTACAGCTCACATCTCTGGTAAAATGCGTAAGAACTACATCCGTATTCTTACTGGTGACAAAGTAACTGTAGAGATGACTCCATACGATCTATCTAAAGGTCGCATCGTCTTCCGTGCTCGTTAA